The sequence TAAGGTTCAATTTTTGATGGAATTACTGAATTGtagcgaattttttttttaatctaacaAACTTGTGGCTGTCTTGACACTTCCTAAAAACACTTACCGATTCAACCTTCCTCTTAATCTCCGGCTTGCTACCAATCTGTTTCCTCAACTGGATCATCTCTTGTGGAGTATAACCGACCAATTTGGATAGCACATCACTTGTGAAGTCCACGTCTAGACTCCCCGTACCATCTACAATAGTACACCTTAACGTCCAACCCTCTTTAGTGACCGACAACTTTGAGAGTAACTTCAGAATCTGCCCTTTAACTTTGAAAACCCTTCCAACTTTACTAGAATCACTTAAATTTTCAATctgttttatataaataaacggTTCCGATGACACTGGAATTTGAACTTTAGTGGTATTAGAATTTAGTACATTTTCTTTTGCATCTAATTTAGCTTCTATTTCCCTCAAATAGTCTTCGTCTTCGAAGCACATGTCTGCATCATCCGGATAGTCATCATCCGTATTTACACCTGTAAGTGtagggtttttttttacatgattttCAGTCCTATTTGTACACGGCGTAGggttcattttaaaataatcttgAATATTGTTGCTTCTTGTAGAGTTGGTTTCGATTGAAGGATTTTGAACTCTATTTGTACTTAAAGTAGGgttcatttttaatttcttttctgGGTTGTGTATATCCGTTTCTGACGGTCGTTTCACACGATTATCGCAGTACTGTGCTTCAATAGCATTGAGCTCGTCAAAATCAATGTCGTCGTCTGCAAAGTTTGAGACCTGTATACCTGTCACTCTGGCGACTGGTCTGGAGGTTTGATCAAACGTTGGCTCCAATAATGGCTCACTGATTGGCGGAGGCATTTGATTGTGTGGACTTGGTATATTTGTGTTTCTTGGGTGGTTTGATGTTGAATCTAAGTTTGTTTctgaaataaaatgatttgCTGAATAACTCATAATTTTTAgagcctcaaaaggaaaaaagaaacccttatacttataggatcacttcgttgtgtgcctgtctgtctgtctgtccgtgtatGCGTCTGtagtatctgtcaagaaaacctaaagggtactacatgttgacctagaatcatgatattcagcaggtaggtaggtagtcttcTAGCacaaaataaaggaaaaatccgaaaatcgtgaat comes from Maniola jurtina chromosome 17, ilManJurt1.1, whole genome shotgun sequence and encodes:
- the LOC123873717 gene encoding recQ-mediated genome instability protein 1-like; the protein is MTTMSTSAILNSVRNFLVSHHMLADEDWISGCVNYFMEESGCTDIKEIQSQAKEQWLLNNLTDICPGSLPANLSSTHKTCLNGRFVLQINAVSDIGTPAYQQYLKLQKVNTENIDATTKFDDKIPSHRMIKLCMTDGKQEVAGIEYKPMRNLSLDITPGCKVLIKGPVECRRGMLLLTESSIELLGGEASDLSDNTQACLLAAKLGLPMTQETNLDSTSNHPRNTNIPSPHNQMPPPISEPLLEPTFDQTSRPVARVTGIQVSNFADDDIDFDELNAIEAQYCDNRVKRPSETDIHNPEKKLKMNPTLSTNRVQNPSIETNSTRSNNIQDYFKMNPTPCTNRTENHVKKNPTLTGVNTDDDYPDDADMCFEDEDYLREIEAKLDAKENVLNSNTTKVQIPVSSEPFIYIKQIENLSDSSKVGRVFKVKGQILKLLSKLSVTKEGWTLRCTIVDGTGSLDVDFTSDVLSKLVGYTPQEMIQLRKQIGSKPEIKRKVESALQQAKIKLEVLYCIIELTMLETPKITKLTPFEDFHADALNTRLQASGL